TTGAAATTATAAATTACGGCAAGCGAAATTTTTTGTTTGCCGTATTTTATATAATGTAGTATATTTAAGAAAAAATAAATAAATAATGTCAGACAACAAAGTAATATTGAATTACGCAGGTAATTCGTATGAATATCCCATCGTGGATAGTACTATCGGAGACAGAGGAATCGATATTTCAAAATTAAGAGACCAAACAGGTTTAATCACTCTAGATTTAGGTTATAAGAACACCGGTGCTACACTTAGCGACATCACTTACTTAGACGGAGACAAAGGAGAATTATTCTATAGAGGTTATCCAATCGAGCAGATTGCTGAAAAATCTAACTTCACAGAGGTTATGTACCTTCTATTACACGGAGAATTGCCTACTCAGGATCAATTCAGCAGCTTTAACAGTAATATCAAAAAATATAACTTTGTAGCAGAGGAGATGAAAAAAATCATCGATGCTTTCCCTCGTTCTGCTCACCCAATGGGAGTTTTATCTACATTAACTTCAGCTTTAACAGCATTCAACCCTAAGGCAGTTAACGTAAACTCTAAAGAGGAAATGGATATAGCAGCCGAGTTGCTTATCGCTAAATTTGCTCATCTTGCGGCCTGGACGTACAGAAAAACCTTAGGTCTTCCGTTAAACCACGGAGATAACGGCCTAAACTATGTAGAAAACTTCTACAAAATGGCTTTCAGATTACCAAACGAAGAGTTCGAAATGAATCCTGTGGTAATTGATGCTTTAGATAAATTATTAATCCTTCACGCTGACCACGAGCAAAACTGTTCTACTTCTACCGTAAGAATGGTAGGTTCTGCTCACACAGGTCTTTTCTCTTCTGTTTCTGCAGGTATTTCTGCGCTTTGGGGACCACTTCACGGTGGGGCGAACCAGGCAGTAATCGAAATGCTTGAGTTAATTGAAAAAGATGGAGGAGATGTTTCTAAATACATCGCTAAGGCTAAAGATAAAAACGATAGCTTCCGTCTAATGGGATTCGGTCACAGAGTATACAAAAACTTCGACCCGAGAGCGAAAATCATCAAGAAAGCAGCAGACGATTTGTTAGCAGCTCTTGGTATCCAGGACAAAGCACTAGATATCGCAATGCAGTTGGAAAAAGTAGCGTTGGAAGACGAGTACTTCATTGAAAGAAAATTATATCCAAATGTAGATTTCTATTCAGGAATCATCTACAGAGCATTAGGAATTCCTACAGAAATGTTTACCGTAATGTTTGCATTAGGAAGACTTCCGGGATGGATTGCTCAGTGGAAAGAAATGAGACTGAAAGGAGACCCAATCGGTAGACCAAGACAGGTATATCAGGGGGCTCAGAAAAGAGACTACGTTGATTTGATCAACAGGTAATCATTATATTATCATAATAGAATCCCAAGGCTTGCTTTGGGATTTTTTGTTGGAAAAAAGTATAATTTTATATGATTGCTTATTCAAGCTAAATTTTATTAATATGAATGAAGTTATTTCTGGAATTTTTGTTTATTATTGCGATTTATACATTTTATTTAAATATTATTTACTGAATAATTTAATATTTGGTTAAATTTTTACCGTATTTTAATTAATTGTGTGTTTTTTTTATATATTTGTGAGAACATAAATTTAAATCACATGGTTAAAAAATTATTTGTTGCCAAGCGAAATTATTTTACGCTTGGCATTCTATTAATGAGCCCTTTTACTTTTGGGCAAGTAGGTATCAATATACCATCACCATCTGCAACGCTTGATGTACAGGCAAAAAACGCGGCAAATGCACAATCTTTGGAAGGAGTAATCGCACCAAGATTATTAGGAAGTCAGCTTTCTGCTAAAACCTACACAGCAGCGCAGACAGGTGCAATCGTTTACATTACGGATGCTACGGCTACCCTCACTGGGCAAACAATTAATGTCAGTAGTGCAGGATATTATTATTTCGATGGCACTGTTTGGAAAAGAATGCTCACGACAATTGCCAATAATGGTTGGATGCTTGCAGATACAGCACTAAGCTCAAGTATTAATTCTCTTCAAACTCTCATGTTGCAGCCACAGCCGGGAGGAGGTTCTTACGAATTAGTTAATGACACCACATTAATTGTTACTATCCCCGTAAACTATACTCAAAATAAAGTTATTCTTAGATGGGATATATGGGGAAGCTCGGGTATTGCGACAGAAGGGCAGCCTGCACAGGGCAGTTTACGTTACGCGATACAACGGGAATTCGGCAGTACTGTAACTGAAATACCAAGTATAATGATGAGTGGCTGGGCGAATGCAATTGGTGGGGTGAGACTCCCAGATGGAATGCTCCGGTAGCATATACCATAAGTAATCTTCCAGCCGGAATCTATACATTCAAGCTAAAGATACATAGAGAAGCAGAAAATAATGGTGGTGGTATTCAAGTTTGGGGAGTTCAGGGAAAAGCTGATGTATATGTAAAATAAAGATTTATATAAAGTAAAACCTGCTTTTAAAAGCAGGTTTTTAAATTTTATTAAGGGCAATGACATCTGTCGCAGGTCCAGATAAAGCAGTTTCCTGCATCGTCCCATTCACAGCATCTTCTATTGGCATTTCCAACGCCACCTTTGATTGCTTTTTGCTCTTCTCTTCCTAATTTTTGTGCGTTTTTCAGCACGGGATTTTTCTTGTTCATGATTCTTGTGATTTGATTTGTTAATAGTTAAGTTTAAATTTTAGCTAAAATTTATATCACTAATATATGAATATTATTTCAATGTTAGCCAAATTTTAAATGTAAATTAATCAAAAACAATAGGTTGTATTTAAAAATATCTTTAAAATCGATGTTTTTCAGTAATTAAATTTATGAATGAAAAATAAAGAATGAGCGAACAACTGTCTAAAGTAAATTCTCTAGAAGAAAACTGCTGTTTGCAGCTAAAAAACCGTTAAAAGTTTCCCAAATAGCTCCCTTTACTTATATTTGTAGCATTGCATAAATCTTTATGAAACTAAACATTAAAAATGAAACGGGTAGGCTGAGGTCGGTGGTTTTAGGCCAGCCCAATTCTATAGGAGCCGTTCCTACGCTGGAGGAAAGCTATGACGCAAAGTCGTATTACTCAATAGAAAACAATATTTATCCAAAAGAATCAGACATCATCAATGAGATGAATGCTTTCGAAGAAGTGTTGAGAAAATATGATGTGGAAGTTCTTCGTCCCGATATCATTGAGGATTATAATCAGGTTTTTGCAAGAGATGTTGCTTTTGTGATCGACGATAAAATGATTATCTCAAATGTAATCGCAGACAGAGCCGACGAGCAGGAAGCATACAAGAAAGTTTTTGAGCAGGTGGCCTGGAGAAAGATTATCAATCTTCCGGAAACAGCACATATTGAAGGTGGAGACGTGATTGTCTGGGACGATTTCTTATTCATCGGAACATGTTTCAGTGAAGATTACAGAAATTACAAAACGGCAAGAACCAACGAATATGCGATTGAAATTCTGAAAGAATATTTTCCGAAGAAAAGAATTATCGATCTTGAATTAAAGAAAAACGATAAAGTTCCGTACGAAGGAATTTTGCACTTAGACTGCACATTTAACCCGATTGGTAAAGATAAATGTATCATTTACAAAGACGGTTTTGTGGATGAAAGCGATTACCGTTTGATCATTGATATTTTTGGTGAAGAAAACTGTTTCCACGTAAACGATGAAGAAATGTTTGAAATGTTCCCGAATATTTTCTCTATTTCTCCGGAAGTTGTGGTTTCAGACAAAGCGTTCACCAGAATGAACAATCAATTGAGAAACGAATGGGGAATGACCGTGGAAGAAATTCCTTACCGGGAAATTTCCAAAATGGGAGGTTTGTTGAGATGTTCTACGATGCCGCTTATTAGGGATTAATTGTGTTGGAGAGTAGGAGAGTGATAGGGTTTTAGAGTTTTTTTTGTTGGAGAATTGTAGAGTTTGAGAGTTGTGGAGTGATTTGTTGATATTTTTTCTATTTTAGTTAAAAATACACAGATGTCAACAATTAAATTTCATCAGGATTTAAAAGTTTATCAAAAATCTTTTGAAACTGCAATGATGATCTTCGAACTTTCAAAGTCTTTTCCAAAAGAGGAATTATATTCTTTAACAGATCAAATCAGAAGATCCTCACGATCTACCTCTGCAAATATCAGTGAAGCTTGGGGAAAAAGAAAATATGAAAAATCTTTTATCGCAAAACTCACCGATTCGGAAGGCGAAGCAAGAGAAACTCAGACTTGGGTACAGTTTGCTTTTGCCTGTAAATATATTAGCGAAGAACAGTTTATTAGTTTAAACAATCAATACAATCAAATAATTGGGATGTTGGTCAATATGATGAGTCAGTCACAAAGTTGGTGTACATTTTCCCCTAATAATAAGGAAGAAAAATAATTTTGCACTAAAACACTAAAACACTAAAACACTAAAACACTAAAACACTCATACTCTCAAACCCAACACCCTCTCAAATTCAAAACTATGCAAACAACAGATACAGTATTAATGATAGAGCCGATTGCGTTCGGATATAATGCAGAAACGGCGGAGAATAATTATTTTCAGGTTGAACAAAAAGGAGCTGACATTCAGTCTAAAGCGTTAGCAGAATTCAATATTTTTGTTGAAAAGTTAAGAAGCAAAGGTATCAATGTGATTACGGTAAAAGATACCATCGATCCTCATACGCCAGATTCTATTTTCCCGAATAACTGGGTGAGTTTTCACAAAGACGGAAAAGTGGTTTTATATCCGATGTTTGCGTCCAACAGAAGAGTGGAAAGAAGAGAAGATATTATCGAAACCATCAAGAATCAAGGATTTGAAGTAGAGGAAATCGATGATTGGTCACTTCCTGAAATTCAGGGGCATTTTTTGGAAGGAACGGGAAGTATGATTTTCGATCATGATCATAAAATCGCGTACGGATCTGTTTCTTTGAGATTGGATGAAAACCTGTTCAGAGAGTTTTGTGAAAAATATGGTTTTACACCAGTTGTTTTTCATTCTTTTCAAACGGTGGGTGAAGAAAGACTTCCGATTTATCATACGAATGTTATGATGTGCGTAGCTGATCAATTTGTTGTAATTTGCCTGAACTGTATCGATGATGAAGCTGAAAGAAGCAACGTAGTTAAAACCATCCAAAATTCAGGAAAAGAGATCATCGAAATTTCGGAAGCACAGATGCAGCAGTTTGCAGGAAATATGCTTCAGGTTCAGAATACAGACGGTGAAAAATTTTTAGTGATGAGCCAGACTGCGTATCAGTCTTTAAACCAAGATCAGGTTTCTGCAATAGAAAAATACTGCGAAATCATCTATTCAGATTTAAATACAATAGAAGTAAATGGCGGAGGCAGTGCGCGTTGTATGCTTGCTGAGGTTTTCTTGCCGAAAAAATAGATTAGTGCTTTACTCTGAGTTTTATTTAAAATTTAAAACAAAAGAGTTCGGTATCCATACATTTAACCTCAACGCTCTGAAATTGGAGTGTTGAGGTCAATTTTTTAAGCTAGATACTCAAATTTTTGACCTAAAAGATTAAAATTCCGACCTTATCAATCTAATTACCGAGCAAAAAACTCCGATCACTGAGCAAATGACTCTGATTGTTGAGTATTAAACTTAAATTAAGGAGGTATTCACTTATTTTCGAGCTATTTACAGAGTAATTTTTTGGCAATCTGAATAATTATTATTAGCTTTATGAAGATCCAATGTAAACATTTGCTTTACAGATTGGTATATTACAAATTACTAAACAAAATTATTATGAAAAACGTCGTTAAATTGAATGCGAAAAAACTCAGCAGAGAACTTTTAAAGAAAATTGAAGGTGGCAGTGTTCCTATTGATGGTGGAGGTTGTAAATGGCCGGAATGTATGAACAATTTTGGAAGATGCTCCAGAATTTTTTGTATTTAAATAAAATTATAGATAGCCGTTGCAGATTAATTTTTGCAACGTTTTTTTTATGTCCGAATCTAAATTTTATTGATATGTTTTTGATAAAATTTGAAAAAAGAATTTTATATAAACTCTTCTTCGAAATTAACTGATTAAATTTGCCTTTAAAGTAAAAAATATGAAGATGCAGAAGTACTTTTTCTGGATAGCTATTGTGTTGGAGTTGAGTTTGCAGGCACAGCAAAAAACATTTTGTAACCCCATTAATATCGATTACGGATATACGCCGTTTGAGGTTTTTTCAAAACAAGGGAAACACCGTGCGACAGCAGATCCTGTGATTGTCAATTTCCAAAAAAAGATGTTTTTATTTTCCACCAATCAGGAAGGATATTGGTATAGTGATGATATGCTGGACTGGAAATTTGTGAAGAGAAAATTCTTAAGAGACAAAAAATATATTCATGATCTGAATGCGCCTGCAGTTTGGGCTATGAAAGATACCTTGTATGTTTTCGGTTCAACCTGGGAACAGGATTTTCCGATCTGGAAAAGTACAAATCCCACAAAAGACGACTGGAAAATTGCCGTTGATACCTTAAAGGTTGGTGCGTGGGATCCTGCATTTCATTATGATGAAGATAAAAATAAATTGTATCTGTATTGGGGTTCAAGCAATGAATGGCCGTTGCTGGGAACAGAAATTAAAACTAAAACATTGCAGTCCGAAGGTTTTGTAAAGCCTATTTTAAGGTTAAAACCTGAAGATCACGGTTGGGAAAGATTTGGAGAATATAATGATAACGTTTTCCTGCAACCTTTTGTAGAAGGTGCATGGATGACGAAGCACAACGGAAAGTATTATATGCAGTACGGCGCTCCGGCAACAGAATTCAGCGGATATTCGGATGGAGTATATGTAAGCAAAGATCCTCTGGAAGGTTTTGAATATCAGCAGCACAATCCGTTTTCTTATAAGCCGGGAGGTTTTGCAAGAGGAGCGGGGCACGGTGCAACGTTTGAAGATAACTATAAAAACTGGTGGCACGTTTCAACTATATTTATTTCCACAAAAAATAATTTTGAAAGAAGACTGGGAATCTGGCCTGCCGGATTTGATAAAGATGATGTGATGTATTGCAATACAGCGTATGGTGATTATCCTACTTATCTTCCGCAATATGCGCAGGGAAAAGATTTCACAAAAGGATTGTTCTCCGGTTGGATGTTGCTGAATTATAATAAACCGGTTCAGGTTTCGTCAACATTGGGAGGTTATCAGCCCAACTTGGCGGTAGATGAAGATATTAAAACGTATTGGAGTGCCAAAACAGGGAATTCTGGTGAATGGTTTCAGACTGATTTAGGCGAAGTTTCAACCATTAATGCGATTCAGATCAATTATGCTGATCAAGATGTAGAGTTTATGGGGAAAACTTTAGGCAAAATGCATCAGTATAAAATTTACGGTTCCAACGATGGTAAAAAATGGAACGTAATTGTGGATAAAAGTAAAAATACAAAAGATGTTCCTCACGATTATGTAGAATTGGAAAAACCTGCAAAAGCAAGATTCCTGAAAATGGAGAATTTGAAAATGCCGACAGGGAAATTTGCATTAAGTGGTTTCAGAGTATTTGGGAAAGGAGCTGGAAATGTTCCTGCAAAAGTTCAGAATTTCGTTCCGCTGAGAGCTGATGCTAAAAAATATGGAGAAAGAAGAAGTATCTGGATGAAGTGGCAACAAAATTCGGACGCCGATGGATATGTGATCTATTGGGGAAAATCTCCGGATAAATTGTACGGAAGTATTATGGTTTACGGTAAAAATGAATATTATTTCACAGGAGCCGACAGAACGGATCCTTATTATTTCCAGATCGAAGCTTTCAACGCCAACGGAATTTCAGAAAGAACAGAGATTTCTAAAGCAGAGTAATTTTTAAGTTAAAGGTAAAAAGTAAAAGGAGCCAAGGTTGGTGAAGTCATTATTTTAAATTCAACATCAGTAGAAATTATGATGTGAAAACCTCCATCCTCAAGCTTCCTTCCTCCAGCCCATAAATTGGAGTTTGTTAAAATATATTCAAACCCTTCAGAATTTCTGAGGGGTTTATTATTTATTTGAAATTATTAATAAAATTTAGCGAAATTTACCACACCAAATAAATAACTAAGCAGCCATGCAAAAACTCAAATTTATAACGCTGTCTCTGGCTTTATTGTTTTCTTTAAGTTGTAAGAATAATAATGAGGCAGACGATTATCAGAACAATCTGGATAATTCAGTTAAAAACATCCATACCAATCTTCAGAAAGAATTAAATACCGATATTCCTTCGCTTAGCGTGTATGTGGTTTCTCCAAAAGGTACTTTTTTCAGTTCTGTGATGGGCTCCAATGGTTCTGCGGTGAACAAAAAGACGTACTTCCGATTTGCGAGTAATACCAAAAATTTTACATCAACTGCTATTTTAAAAATGATGCAGGACGGATGGCTGAACCTTGATGATAAGATCATCGCGAATATTCCGGGAACTGCTGTTCCGTATCTTCCAACAGGAGCAGATTGGGAATTCAAGTATAAAAATGATATTACGATTCGTCAATTATTGCAGCATAATGCCGGAATTTACGATCTCACCAATGATACTTCGCAATACAGTGTAGGAGGAAAAACGTATGCAGACAATAAATTGGAAACATCTCCTAATTTCCAGTTTTCGGCAGCAGATTATGTGAAAGTGTTGGCGAGTAATAATCTTTCGTATGGTCCGCCAAACACGGTTTATCATTATTCAAATACGGGTTTTACGATTTTAAGTGAAATTATTGCTAGGGTTTATACTCAAAAATCAGGTACAGCAAAGACATACGGTAATTATATGTATGACAAAATTGTGGGACCGTCTTCC
The sequence above is a segment of the Chryseobacterium sp. MYb264 genome. Coding sequences within it:
- a CDS encoding citrate synthase is translated as MSDNKVILNYAGNSYEYPIVDSTIGDRGIDISKLRDQTGLITLDLGYKNTGATLSDITYLDGDKGELFYRGYPIEQIAEKSNFTEVMYLLLHGELPTQDQFSSFNSNIKKYNFVAEEMKKIIDAFPRSAHPMGVLSTLTSALTAFNPKAVNVNSKEEMDIAAELLIAKFAHLAAWTYRKTLGLPLNHGDNGLNYVENFYKMAFRLPNEEFEMNPVVIDALDKLLILHADHEQNCSTSTVRMVGSAHTGLFSSVSAGISALWGPLHGGANQAVIEMLELIEKDGGDVSKYIAKAKDKNDSFRLMGFGHRVYKNFDPRAKIIKKAADDLLAALGIQDKALDIAMQLEKVALEDEYFIERKLYPNVDFYSGIIYRALGIPTEMFTVMFALGRLPGWIAQWKEMRLKGDPIGRPRQVYQGAQKRDYVDLINR
- a CDS encoding discoidin domain-containing protein, whose protein sequence is MQKYFFWIAIVLELSLQAQQKTFCNPINIDYGYTPFEVFSKQGKHRATADPVIVNFQKKMFLFSTNQEGYWYSDDMLDWKFVKRKFLRDKKYIHDLNAPAVWAMKDTLYVFGSTWEQDFPIWKSTNPTKDDWKIAVDTLKVGAWDPAFHYDEDKNKLYLYWGSSNEWPLLGTEIKTKTLQSEGFVKPILRLKPEDHGWERFGEYNDNVFLQPFVEGAWMTKHNGKYYMQYGAPATEFSGYSDGVYVSKDPLEGFEYQQHNPFSYKPGGFARGAGHGATFEDNYKNWWHVSTIFISTKNNFERRLGIWPAGFDKDDVMYCNTAYGDYPTYLPQYAQGKDFTKGLFSGWMLLNYNKPVQVSSTLGGYQPNLAVDEDIKTYWSAKTGNSGEWFQTDLGEVSTINAIQINYADQDVEFMGKTLGKMHQYKIYGSNDGKKWNVIVDKSKNTKDVPHDYVELEKPAKARFLKMENLKMPTGKFALSGFRVFGKGAGNVPAKVQNFVPLRADAKKYGERRSIWMKWQQNSDADGYVIYWGKSPDKLYGSIMVYGKNEYYFTGADRTDPYYFQIEAFNANGISERTEISKAE
- a CDS encoding serine hydrolase domain-containing protein, giving the protein MQKLKFITLSLALLFSLSCKNNNEADDYQNNLDNSVKNIHTNLQKELNTDIPSLSVYVVSPKGTFFSSVMGSNGSAVNKKTYFRFASNTKNFTSTAILKMMQDGWLNLDDKIIANIPGTAVPYLPTGADWEFKYKNDITIRQLLQHNAGIYDLTNDTSQYSVGGKTYADNKLETSPNFQFSAADYVKVLASNNLSYGPPNTVYHYSNTGFTILSEIIARVYTQKSGTAKTYGNYMYDKIVGPSSKVPLDIKFPELGTDQQLPVSYVTGFIKYSDHSEITDKKNASAHIGEGNGVGSMEMLSQYIRSVMKGENVLNSASVQQMKTSKGPATTGNYGLGCSYFPGIGYGHNGATEGYLSLMTYDPDNDVSIIILLPFWDLRSDANFEKCIMTLNTTGLETKKALGY
- the ctlX gene encoding citrulline utilization hydrolase CtlX; translation: MQTTDTVLMIEPIAFGYNAETAENNYFQVEQKGADIQSKALAEFNIFVEKLRSKGINVITVKDTIDPHTPDSIFPNNWVSFHKDGKVVLYPMFASNRRVERREDIIETIKNQGFEVEEIDDWSLPEIQGHFLEGTGSMIFDHDHKIAYGSVSLRLDENLFREFCEKYGFTPVVFHSFQTVGEERLPIYHTNVMMCVADQFVVICLNCIDDEAERSNVVKTIQNSGKEIIEISEAQMQQFAGNMLQVQNTDGEKFLVMSQTAYQSLNQDQVSAIEKYCEIIYSDLNTIEVNGGGSARCMLAEVFLPKK
- a CDS encoding dimethylarginine dimethylaminohydrolase family protein; translated protein: MKLNIKNETGRLRSVVLGQPNSIGAVPTLEESYDAKSYYSIENNIYPKESDIINEMNAFEEVLRKYDVEVLRPDIIEDYNQVFARDVAFVIDDKMIISNVIADRADEQEAYKKVFEQVAWRKIINLPETAHIEGGDVIVWDDFLFIGTCFSEDYRNYKTARTNEYAIEILKEYFPKKRIIDLELKKNDKVPYEGILHLDCTFNPIGKDKCIIYKDGFVDESDYRLIIDIFGEENCFHVNDEEMFEMFPNIFSISPEVVVSDKAFTRMNNQLRNEWGMTVEEIPYREISKMGGLLRCSTMPLIRD
- a CDS encoding four helix bundle protein translates to MSTIKFHQDLKVYQKSFETAMMIFELSKSFPKEELYSLTDQIRRSSRSTSANISEAWGKRKYEKSFIAKLTDSEGEARETQTWVQFAFACKYISEEQFISLNNQYNQIIGMLVNMMSQSQSWCTFSPNNKEEK